One genomic region from Rhodococcus sp. SBT000017 encodes:
- the ccsB gene encoding c-type cytochrome biogenesis protein CcsB, translating into MPINETLSQYSDWSFESAFTIYVLAFVLLIAQYASAKATAAQAKELVGAGAPVGDSRPGRVVETPKRPLSERLAGMGFALLAPALALHVASVVLRGFATHRFPLGNMYEFVTMATAAAALTSVIVLRKKTMRPMLVFVLAPIIVLMFFAATKLYADAAPVVPALRSYWLPIHVTIVSVGSGILLVSGVASLLFLLRIKQPLGEESVGFWGKFASKLPDAQALDRLAYKTTIVAFPLFGAGVILGAIWAEAAWGRFWGWDPKETMSFITWIIYAAYLHARATSGWRNTRAAWINIAGFTAMLFNLFIINMVVSGLHSYAGLN; encoded by the coding sequence ATGCCGATCAACGAGACCCTCTCGCAGTACAGCGACTGGTCCTTCGAATCAGCGTTCACCATCTACGTGCTCGCATTCGTCCTGCTCATCGCCCAGTACGCCTCCGCCAAGGCGACGGCCGCCCAGGCCAAGGAACTCGTCGGTGCCGGTGCCCCCGTTGGCGACAGCCGACCGGGACGCGTCGTCGAAACGCCGAAGCGACCGCTGTCCGAGCGACTCGCAGGCATGGGCTTCGCGTTGCTCGCCCCGGCCCTCGCCCTGCACGTCGCCTCGGTGGTGCTCCGCGGCTTCGCCACCCACCGCTTCCCGCTCGGCAACATGTACGAGTTCGTCACCATGGCCACCGCAGCCGCAGCCCTCACCTCGGTGATCGTGCTCCGCAAGAAGACGATGCGCCCGATGCTCGTGTTCGTCCTCGCACCGATCATCGTGCTGATGTTCTTCGCCGCCACCAAGCTCTACGCCGACGCCGCACCGGTCGTCCCCGCACTGCGCTCCTACTGGCTGCCCATCCACGTCACCATCGTCAGCGTCGGCAGCGGCATCCTGCTGGTCTCCGGTGTCGCGTCCCTGCTGTTCCTGCTGCGCATCAAGCAGCCCCTGGGAGAGGAAAGCGTCGGTTTCTGGGGCAAATTCGCCTCCAAGCTGCCCGACGCCCAGGCCCTCGACCGACTCGCCTACAAGACGACCATCGTCGCCTTCCCGCTCTTCGGAGCCGGCGTCATCCTCGGCGCAATCTGGGCCGAAGCCGCGTGGGGACGCTTCTGGGGCTGGGACCCCAAAGAGACGATGTCGTTCATCACCTGGATCATCTACGCCGCCTACCTGCACGCCCGCGCCACCTCCGGATGGCGCAACACCCGCGCCGCCTGGATCAACATCGCCGGATTCACCGCCATGCTCTTCAACCTCTTCATCATCAACATGGTGGTCTCGGGACTGCACAGCTACGCGGGACTGAACTGA
- a CDS encoding NAD(P)/FAD-dependent oxidoreductase has translation MTYDTVVVGGGPAGLSASTLLARARRRVVLVDAGHPRNAPADHVHGFLSRDGASPHELRQEGIREVLRYGGELVQDNVTRIDDGFTVHLESGSVLDSRSILVATGLRDELPDIPGVREHWGSGVLHCPYCHGYEVRDQPIAVIGGSNRPFTVHQASLIRQWSSDVIFFTNGIELTEDERIGLDARSVGIVDVPVSRLVTEDGIVAGVELTDGSVVPRAVVFVGPTFVPNDGLLTRIGCARLENGWVATDPTGRTSVDGLWAAGNVSDSPAQLINSAAAGSRAAIDINHYLLALDVALAVRSR, from the coding sequence TTGACGTACGACACCGTGGTGGTCGGCGGCGGACCCGCCGGGCTCAGTGCCTCAACACTGTTGGCCCGCGCTCGCCGGCGAGTGGTCCTGGTCGACGCCGGGCATCCACGCAATGCGCCTGCCGATCATGTTCACGGTTTCCTGTCGCGTGATGGCGCATCGCCGCACGAGCTACGCCAGGAGGGAATCCGGGAAGTGCTCCGCTACGGCGGGGAGCTAGTGCAGGACAATGTCACTCGCATCGACGACGGATTCACGGTTCACCTCGAGAGTGGCTCGGTTCTGGATTCTCGATCGATACTGGTGGCCACCGGTCTCCGCGACGAGCTGCCCGACATTCCGGGCGTACGGGAGCATTGGGGCTCAGGGGTCTTGCATTGTCCGTACTGCCACGGCTACGAGGTGCGAGATCAACCCATTGCCGTGATCGGCGGATCGAATCGACCGTTCACCGTCCATCAGGCCTCGCTGATTCGCCAATGGTCCTCGGACGTCATCTTCTTCACCAACGGGATCGAGCTGACCGAAGACGAACGGATCGGACTCGACGCCCGATCGGTCGGAATCGTGGACGTCCCCGTCTCTCGGCTCGTCACGGAAGACGGCATCGTCGCCGGCGTCGAACTCACCGACGGCAGCGTCGTTCCCAGAGCGGTCGTCTTCGTCGGCCCGACATTCGTCCCCAACGACGGTCTGCTGACCCGGATCGGTTGCGCGCGACTGGAGAACGGGTGGGTAGCAACCGACCCGACCGGCCGCACCAGCGTGGACGGACTGTGGGCCGCGGGCAACGTCTCGGATTCGCCTGCACAATTGATCAATTCGGCGGCAGCAGGCTCTCGGGCAGCGATCGACATCAATCACTACCTGCTGGCTCTCGATGTCGCCTTGGCCGTTCGCTCGCGCTGA
- a CDS encoding MarR family winged helix-turn-helix transcriptional regulator, translated as MTDASLRELTCTRWAESNPGLDASPMRVVAQIKRIVALLELAVEPIYAEAGVTVAEVELMVPLRYGTEPVTAVRLAELLGMTRAGVSKALGKLERRGFLERVQNAEDRRSASITLTDAGKDVVDEFFPRELAAHGRLFDTLGARRERVLEALNILAESMEDSVSSQ; from the coding sequence ATGACCGACGCATCGCTTCGTGAACTGACCTGCACACGGTGGGCCGAATCCAACCCCGGCCTCGACGCCTCGCCGATGCGGGTGGTTGCCCAGATCAAGCGCATCGTCGCGCTCCTCGAGTTGGCCGTCGAACCAATCTATGCCGAGGCAGGCGTCACGGTCGCCGAGGTCGAACTGATGGTGCCGCTGCGCTACGGCACGGAACCCGTGACGGCGGTGCGGCTGGCGGAGCTACTCGGTATGACTCGCGCCGGAGTCAGCAAGGCGTTGGGGAAGCTCGAGCGCCGCGGATTCCTCGAACGCGTGCAGAACGCCGAGGATCGGAGGTCCGCGTCGATCACGTTGACCGACGCGGGCAAAGATGTTGTGGACGAGTTCTTTCCGCGCGAGCTTGCGGCTCACGGCCGATTGTTCGACACATTGGGTGCGCGACGGGAGCGAGTCCTCGAAGCCCTGAACATATTGGCCGAGTCGATGGAAGACAGTGTGTCCTCGCAGTGA
- a CDS encoding Clp protease N-terminal domain-containing protein — protein sequence MFEQFTKSARAVVVGAQGHARALHSHRIEPVHLFLGALDHADEPLKKALGAAGFTVDGVLADAQSQDARALKSLGIDLDAIVSTIDSTLGPRALEGAQTSVPHYLPFAASAKEVLKLSLKEAVERRDREIGVEHILLGLVRGADPSFTELVQQQCSLELLRSVVSLVRTP from the coding sequence ATGTTCGAGCAATTCACCAAGTCGGCCAGAGCTGTCGTCGTCGGCGCGCAGGGCCACGCGCGGGCGTTGCATTCGCACCGGATCGAGCCCGTACACCTGTTTCTCGGTGCCCTCGATCATGCCGACGAACCTCTGAAGAAGGCACTGGGGGCAGCCGGATTCACAGTCGACGGAGTTCTCGCGGACGCGCAGTCTCAGGATGCGCGTGCGCTGAAGTCTCTCGGAATCGATCTGGACGCCATCGTCTCGACGATCGACTCCACTCTCGGCCCGCGCGCACTGGAGGGCGCGCAGACCTCAGTACCGCATTACCTCCCGTTCGCCGCATCGGCCAAGGAAGTGCTGAAGCTGTCGCTGAAGGAAGCCGTCGAACGACGGGACCGCGAGATCGGCGTCGAACATATTCTTCTCGGTTTGGTTCGTGGTGCCGATCCGTCGTTCACCGAACTGGTGCAGCAGCAATGCTCACTCGAGCTGTTGCGATCGGTTGTCTCGCTCGTGCGGACGCCATAG
- a CDS encoding BldC family transcriptional regulator, producing the protein MSAPTFHKAQDSLLTPGQVAALFHVDPKTVTRWAHAGRLGSLRTPGGHRRFRETEVMQLLTSLTTEAGAHR; encoded by the coding sequence ATGAGCGCACCCACATTCCACAAGGCTCAGGACTCACTTCTCACACCGGGTCAGGTAGCCGCGCTTTTTCACGTCGACCCCAAGACAGTGACACGCTGGGCACACGCCGGCCGCCTCGGATCGCTCCGCACTCCGGGCGGGCACCGTCGATTCCGCGAGACCGAGGTCATGCAACTGCTGACCTCTCTGACGACGGAAGCCGGCGCACACCGCTGA
- a CDS encoding HNH endonuclease signature motif containing protein, with protein sequence MADDHSALADVLGARRTINAAAASELALMDDYVRGRTAFASPWDTGVTEKDLYSSAICELAAALSSTFASVNNKVQMWRRLQPSVKRRFVDGSLDMERVRTIHDHLLHARPNTVVDIEAEVLKAAREMAPGALGREIDRLLTEADPDWDREVRKRAARTEKRIRLRRRARGMSSLTTVMTDGEADEQISRIDGEIARLHPEDPRSPDQRRGEAHNALMRGEALMCQCASCLTSRGDVAIPEADEPQPAGATDASTSDTAGSDETSTASSESAPQGPVRPIRQPPPATAPPGDTAPPDKAQRSRPGGGTLIERWRAVVESNPLGVHALYPDGHGGMTVPPPGALSYKPSRALAARVRADHPYCLHPGCDVPSDRCDLDHVVEFDRQNPERGGWTIPTNIGPRCRLHHNLKTRKLWHTELLPEGVLHIVDPLGHHYFTAPTL encoded by the coding sequence ATGGCTGACGATCACTCTGCACTCGCCGACGTTCTCGGTGCGCGCAGAACGATCAACGCTGCTGCCGCATCGGAACTGGCGCTCATGGACGACTACGTTCGCGGCCGAACCGCATTCGCCTCGCCGTGGGACACAGGAGTGACCGAAAAGGATCTCTACAGCTCGGCGATCTGCGAGCTGGCGGCGGCACTGTCGTCCACCTTCGCGTCGGTCAACAACAAGGTGCAGATGTGGCGCCGATTGCAGCCATCGGTGAAACGTCGATTCGTCGACGGTTCACTCGACATGGAGCGGGTCAGGACGATTCACGATCACTTGCTCCACGCTCGACCGAACACGGTGGTCGACATCGAAGCCGAGGTCCTCAAGGCCGCCAGAGAGATGGCACCGGGCGCTCTGGGGCGCGAGATCGATCGACTGCTCACCGAAGCCGATCCGGATTGGGACCGCGAAGTGCGCAAGCGTGCTGCGCGCACGGAGAAGCGAATCCGGTTGCGGAGACGAGCACGAGGAATGTCCAGCCTCACCACGGTGATGACCGATGGCGAAGCCGACGAACAGATTTCACGGATCGACGGCGAGATCGCGCGCCTGCACCCGGAGGATCCTCGATCCCCCGATCAACGACGAGGCGAAGCACACAATGCGTTGATGCGTGGCGAGGCACTTATGTGCCAGTGCGCATCGTGCCTGACCTCCCGCGGTGACGTCGCGATTCCCGAGGCCGACGAGCCGCAGCCAGCTGGCGCGACCGACGCTTCGACCAGCGACACAGCCGGATCCGACGAGACATCCACTGCGAGTTCGGAATCCGCGCCACAGGGGCCGGTGCGGCCGATCAGGCAACCGCCACCGGCCACAGCGCCACCCGGGGACACAGCACCACCCGACAAGGCACAGCGATCGCGACCAGGAGGAGGGACGCTGATCGAGCGTTGGCGGGCCGTCGTCGAGAGCAATCCCCTCGGCGTGCACGCGTTGTACCCCGACGGTCACGGAGGCATGACGGTTCCGCCACCGGGGGCACTGTCCTACAAGCCGAGCAGGGCACTCGCGGCGCGAGTTCGCGCCGACCATCCGTACTGCCTGCATCCTGGATGCGACGTGCCTTCGGACCGGTGCGACCTCGACCACGTCGTCGAGTTCGATCGGCAGAATCCGGAGCGAGGGGGGTGGACGATCCCGACGAACATCGGCCCGCGCTGTCGACTCCACCACAACCTGAAAACGCGCAAACTCTGGCACACGGAACTACTACCGGAAGGGGTGCTGCACATCGTCGACCCACTCGGACACCACTACTTCACTGCGCCGACCCTGTGA
- the pepN gene encoding aminopeptidase N: protein MSTANLTRTETRRRSRHIGGVNYRVHLDLLRAEDADLDTFETVTTIEFDATTAATWVDFIGASVDEVTVNGIDAAVDYDGSRIQMVGLAEHNIVRIRARGRYSRSGEGLHRFVDPVDDNVYLYTQYEPADARRVFANFEQPDLKAPFTLTVTAPPTWTVLSNREGVSADTVTTFAPTLPISTYITAVAAGPYHRVQSSWTRGELTVPLGAYCRASLAEYFDAEDIFDITKQGLDFFHDKFDYPYPFGKYDQIFVPEYNLGAMENPGLVTFTESYVFRSAATEAQYEARANTILHEMAHMWFGDLVTMQWWDDLWLKESFADFMGAYASAEATRFTDAWVSFANRRKAWAYLQDQLPTTHPIVADITDLEAAKLNFDGITYAKGASVLKQLGAFVGADAFFAASRNYFRTHAFGNTTLTDLLSEMSAASGRDLDTWAAAWLQTTGVSTLSYTGDTVEQTDPRPHRIAVGLYDLDDAGNLTRTHRRELDITDARTSVDFPDAALVLLNDDDLTYAKIRFDERSTTTVRHHLDRIVDPLARGLVWSALWNSTRDAEMTALEYIDIATEFAPNEPKIGLLSAVTANVAYALEHYLPEDRRGEPTRQWLEASWTQLHASEPGSDSQLVWARATAAAAQLDGSRAPDLRALLDGAATVPGLRLDPDQRWSFWLALAATGNATSAELDAELASDDTSSGRTSHTAASTAIPDAEVKAQAWTAITERDDASNDVLDAFITGFGAGHRSDLTQEYHDRYFEAISSLWTSRSIEIARRIVVRLFPQQSSTEAADSWLAEHEWAPAALRRLVIEQRDHLARSLRVQARLG, encoded by the coding sequence GTGAGCACCGCGAATCTGACCCGGACCGAAACTCGCAGGCGATCGCGCCACATCGGCGGGGTGAACTATCGCGTTCACCTGGATCTTCTGCGCGCAGAGGACGCAGACCTCGACACCTTCGAGACAGTGACGACCATCGAATTCGACGCGACCACAGCGGCGACATGGGTCGATTTCATCGGTGCCTCGGTCGACGAGGTCACTGTCAACGGCATCGACGCGGCGGTCGATTACGACGGCTCACGGATTCAAATGGTGGGGCTCGCCGAGCACAACATCGTCCGGATTCGCGCGCGCGGACGGTACAGCCGGTCGGGTGAAGGACTGCATCGGTTCGTCGATCCTGTCGACGACAACGTCTATCTCTACACGCAGTACGAACCTGCCGATGCACGCCGGGTGTTCGCGAACTTCGAGCAACCGGACCTCAAAGCGCCCTTCACTCTGACGGTCACGGCTCCACCGACGTGGACCGTGCTGTCGAACCGTGAGGGAGTCAGTGCCGACACTGTCACCACCTTCGCTCCCACCCTGCCGATATCGACCTACATCACCGCGGTTGCGGCCGGTCCGTATCACCGCGTCCAATCGTCCTGGACAAGAGGCGAACTCACCGTCCCCCTCGGCGCGTATTGCCGGGCGTCGCTCGCCGAATACTTCGACGCCGAGGACATCTTCGACATCACGAAGCAGGGCCTGGACTTCTTTCACGACAAGTTCGACTACCCGTACCCGTTCGGAAAGTACGACCAGATCTTCGTCCCCGAATACAACCTCGGCGCGATGGAGAATCCCGGCCTCGTCACGTTCACCGAATCGTATGTATTCCGTTCTGCGGCAACCGAAGCCCAGTACGAGGCCCGAGCAAACACGATTCTGCACGAGATGGCGCACATGTGGTTCGGTGACCTCGTCACGATGCAGTGGTGGGACGACCTGTGGCTCAAGGAATCCTTCGCGGACTTCATGGGTGCGTACGCGTCGGCCGAGGCGACCCGATTCACCGATGCCTGGGTCAGCTTCGCCAACCGACGAAAAGCGTGGGCATACCTGCAGGACCAGCTCCCGACCACTCACCCGATCGTCGCCGACATCACCGACCTCGAGGCCGCGAAGCTCAACTTCGACGGCATCACCTACGCCAAGGGGGCGAGCGTCCTCAAACAACTCGGGGCGTTCGTGGGTGCAGATGCCTTCTTCGCCGCGTCCCGCAACTACTTTCGCACCCATGCTTTCGGTAACACCACACTGACGGATCTGCTGAGCGAGATGTCCGCAGCGAGCGGACGCGACCTCGACACCTGGGCAGCAGCATGGCTGCAGACCACCGGCGTCTCCACGCTCAGCTACACCGGCGATACCGTCGAGCAGACAGATCCGCGGCCTCACCGGATTGCCGTCGGGCTCTACGATCTCGACGACGCGGGGAATCTGACGAGAACCCACCGCCGAGAACTCGACATCACCGATGCACGAACGTCGGTCGACTTTCCCGATGCCGCACTGGTGCTGCTCAACGACGACGACCTGACGTATGCCAAGATCCGATTCGACGAGCGCTCGACTACCACCGTGCGGCACCACCTCGATCGCATCGTCGATCCCCTCGCCCGAGGCCTGGTGTGGTCAGCGCTGTGGAACTCCACCCGCGATGCCGAGATGACCGCGCTCGAATACATCGACATCGCAACCGAATTCGCGCCCAACGAGCCCAAAATCGGCCTGCTGTCGGCGGTCACGGCCAACGTGGCGTACGCCCTCGAGCACTACCTCCCGGAGGACCGACGAGGCGAACCCACCCGGCAGTGGCTCGAGGCGTCGTGGACACAACTGCATGCGAGCGAGCCGGGGAGCGATAGCCAGTTGGTGTGGGCGCGAGCCACTGCGGCCGCGGCCCAACTCGACGGTTCCCGCGCGCCCGACCTGCGCGCACTTCTCGACGGCGCGGCGACGGTGCCAGGACTGCGTCTCGATCCCGATCAGCGCTGGTCGTTCTGGCTGGCCCTGGCCGCAACCGGGAACGCGACCTCGGCCGAGCTCGACGCCGAGCTGGCCTCCGACGACACCTCGTCGGGACGCACCTCACACACCGCGGCGTCGACGGCGATACCCGATGCCGAGGTCAAGGCGCAGGCGTGGACTGCCATCACCGAGCGCGACGATGCGTCCAACGATGTTCTCGACGCCTTCATCACCGGCTTCGGGGCCGGGCACCGATCGGACCTGACGCAGGAGTATCACGACCGGTACTTCGAGGCCATCTCGTCGTTGTGGACCTCGCGCAGCATCGAGATCGCGAGGCGAATCGTCGTCCGCCTGTTCCCGCAGCAGTCGTCGACGGAGGCCGCGGACAGCTGGCTCGCCGAGCACGAGTGGGCACCGGCTGCCCTGCGGCGCTTGGTGATCGAGCAACGAGACCACCTGGCGAGGAGCCTGCGGGTGCAGGCGCGGCTAGGCTGA
- a CDS encoding DUF4229 domain-containing protein: protein MSDATNAESNDPTSENAAPGRSAKKSLAVNLGVYTFARLALVVVIAAVIVGVGLLFGVEVPVLVAAIFSVLISLPLSLLLFKNMRIRVNESIAAVDEDRRAARADLQSKLRGEDGKK, encoded by the coding sequence GTGAGCGACGCGACGAATGCAGAGAGCAACGATCCCACCAGCGAAAACGCCGCGCCAGGTAGGTCGGCGAAGAAGTCCCTCGCCGTCAACCTCGGTGTCTACACCTTCGCGCGACTGGCGCTCGTCGTCGTGATCGCGGCCGTCATCGTCGGCGTCGGTTTACTCTTCGGCGTCGAGGTCCCGGTACTCGTGGCCGCGATCTTCTCGGTGCTGATCTCGCTACCGCTATCGCTGCTCCTGTTCAAGAACATGCGCATTCGCGTCAACGAGTCCATCGCAGCTGTCGACGAGGACAGGCGCGCCGCGCGCGCGGACCTGCAGTCGAAGCTGCGCGGTGAAGACGGCAAGAAATGA
- a CDS encoding nitroreductase/quinone reductase family protein, whose translation MCPRSDDSVERQRRYARHHVQGNPGGGTVNTFQKSAAAFNKVFVVVMKEPVLDRVLGRSMGILTYTGRKSGKEFSLPVAYKRTGNHVKVAVAVPDKKSWWRNFESDGGRVDVDLAGVHHSGLAVATRDDRGRVTVDIDLDR comes from the coding sequence GTGTGTCCTCGCAGTGACGACTCCGTCGAGCGGCAACGCCGCTACGCTCGGCATCACGTGCAGGGCAACCCCGGAGGCGGCACAGTGAACACCTTCCAGAAATCGGCAGCAGCGTTCAACAAGGTTTTCGTGGTCGTCATGAAGGAGCCGGTGCTCGACAGAGTGCTCGGACGGTCGATGGGGATCCTGACCTATACCGGCCGGAAATCCGGCAAGGAGTTCTCACTGCCAGTGGCCTACAAGCGAACGGGCAATCACGTGAAAGTTGCGGTGGCCGTGCCGGACAAGAAGAGCTGGTGGCGAAACTTCGAGAGCGACGGCGGTCGGGTCGATGTCGACCTCGCCGGCGTCCATCACTCCGGCCTTGCCGTGGCGACTCGTGACGACCGTGGGCGGGTGACTGTCGACATCGACCTGGATCGCTGA
- a CDS encoding PLP-dependent cysteine synthase family protein, with protein sequence MTRSVDHSGSRAWVDNAVRLIEADSQRSADTHLLRYPLPAAWGISLYLKDESTHITGSLKHRLARSLFLYAICNGWVTERTTVIEASSGSTAVSEAYFAGLLGLKFVAVMPRSTSPAKIALIESHGGRCHFVDQPGEMYTEAHRLAAEPDSHYMDQFTHAERATDWRGNNNIAESIFDQLRLEECPIPDWVVVGAGTGGTSATIGRYIRYRRHATQLAVVDPENSAFIGGYESGDAGYETGLSSRIEGIGRPRVEPSFVGQVIDRMIAVPDAASVAAARFTSDALGKRVGGSTGTNIWGAFGLIAEMIAAGRSGSVVTLLCDGGDRYSQTYFDDAWVSNQGMDLDEPTAVLEQFIRTGVL encoded by the coding sequence ATGACCAGGTCGGTCGATCACTCGGGATCCCGGGCATGGGTCGACAATGCGGTCCGGTTGATCGAGGCCGATTCCCAGCGCAGCGCCGACACGCACCTGTTGCGATACCCCCTCCCCGCGGCCTGGGGAATCTCGCTCTACCTCAAAGACGAGTCGACGCACATCACCGGCAGCCTGAAGCATCGGCTGGCTCGGTCGCTCTTTCTGTACGCAATCTGCAACGGCTGGGTCACCGAACGCACCACGGTGATCGAGGCCTCGTCGGGCTCCACTGCCGTCAGTGAAGCGTATTTCGCCGGGTTGCTCGGATTGAAATTCGTCGCCGTGATGCCACGGAGCACCAGCCCGGCCAAGATTGCTCTCATCGAGTCCCACGGCGGGAGATGTCACTTCGTCGATCAACCCGGCGAGATGTACACCGAAGCGCATCGACTCGCGGCCGAGCCCGACAGCCACTACATGGACCAGTTCACCCACGCCGAACGAGCCACCGACTGGCGCGGAAACAACAACATCGCCGAGTCCATCTTCGATCAACTCCGCCTAGAGGAATGCCCCATTCCCGACTGGGTGGTCGTCGGTGCGGGGACTGGCGGCACCAGCGCCACCATCGGCCGGTACATCCGATATCGAAGGCATGCAACGCAATTGGCGGTAGTGGACCCCGAGAATTCGGCGTTCATCGGCGGTTACGAGTCCGGAGACGCGGGCTACGAGACAGGGCTGTCCTCCCGCATCGAGGGCATCGGCCGACCGCGCGTCGAACCCTCGTTCGTCGGCCAGGTGATCGATCGAATGATTGCAGTGCCCGACGCCGCCTCCGTGGCCGCCGCACGATTCACCTCGGACGCACTCGGCAAACGAGTGGGCGGATCGACGGGCACCAACATCTGGGGTGCCTTCGGATTGATCGCGGAAATGATCGCCGCAGGCCGCAGCGGGAGCGTAGTGACACTGCTGTGCGACGGCGGAGATCGGTATTCGCAGACCTATTTCGACGACGCCTGGGTTTCGAACCAGGGAATGGATCTCGATGAACCGACCGCAGTGCTCGAACAGTTCATTCGTACCGGAGTGCTCTGA
- a CDS encoding MinD/ParA family protein, giving the protein MPQNPVPQNPVPQNWAPQNDWAPQNHWAPQNFGGPQNQAGQQNYWAPQNQGGPHGQLAPEGQWNPQNQWNAQNQWGPQPGQWPQPQHQTQPHQNLPHPSQPQQLRQGAVDALVVAPGAVPAIDPSRSGEQPVSSLDLGSSLLVRSGNVPPVAGWRRALYLMSGGRVDVGNSAAQQRRLVLTAQVDRPLVGCHRVAVLSLKGGVGKTTTTATLGSTFAEIRGDRVIAIDANPDRGTLGQKVPPETTATVRNLLRDIESLDRYSDVRAYTSQNAHRLEVLASDSDPAASEAFSGEDYDRAVSLLEKFYSIVITDCGTGLMHSAMESILEGADTLVVVSSGSVDGVRSASATLDWLDAHGYRELVATSVAVVNGVRPRPGKVDLEKVVEHFEQRCARVRTIPFDPHLEEGAEIELDRLRGRTRKALLEVAAAVAAGFPDAPTAPHRN; this is encoded by the coding sequence GTGCCTCAGAATCCGGTGCCTCAGAATCCGGTGCCTCAGAACTGGGCCCCGCAGAACGACTGGGCCCCGCAGAACCACTGGGCTCCGCAGAATTTCGGTGGGCCGCAGAATCAGGCTGGGCAGCAGAACTATTGGGCTCCGCAGAATCAAGGCGGCCCGCATGGGCAGTTGGCGCCGGAGGGCCAATGGAATCCCCAGAATCAGTGGAACGCCCAGAATCAGTGGGGGCCTCAGCCCGGCCAATGGCCCCAGCCGCAGCATCAGACTCAGCCGCATCAGAATCTGCCGCATCCCAGTCAGCCCCAGCAGCTCAGGCAAGGCGCTGTGGACGCGTTGGTTGTCGCGCCGGGAGCGGTACCGGCCATTGACCCGAGTCGGTCGGGGGAGCAGCCGGTGTCGTCGCTCGATCTCGGCAGTTCGTTGCTCGTCCGATCAGGGAATGTGCCGCCGGTGGCAGGGTGGCGTCGGGCGCTGTATCTGATGTCGGGCGGTCGTGTGGATGTCGGTAACAGTGCCGCCCAGCAGCGCCGCCTGGTTTTGACCGCGCAGGTGGACCGTCCTCTCGTCGGGTGCCATCGCGTCGCAGTGCTGTCGCTGAAGGGGGGCGTCGGCAAGACCACGACGACGGCCACCCTCGGCTCGACGTTCGCCGAGATTCGAGGTGATCGGGTGATCGCGATCGATGCCAACCCCGATCGCGGAACGCTGGGGCAGAAGGTGCCGCCCGAGACGACTGCCACCGTTCGTAATTTGTTGCGCGACATAGAGTCTCTGGACCGCTACAGCGACGTCAGGGCCTACACGTCGCAGAACGCGCATCGACTGGAGGTGTTGGCATCCGATTCGGATCCGGCGGCGTCGGAGGCATTCAGCGGTGAGGATTACGATCGCGCGGTATCGCTGTTGGAGAAGTTCTACAGCATCGTCATCACGGACTGCGGCACCGGTCTGATGCACTCGGCCATGGAGAGCATTCTCGAGGGAGCCGACACGCTGGTGGTAGTCAGTTCGGGGTCGGTGGACGGCGTGCGGAGCGCGTCGGCAACCTTGGATTGGCTCGATGCGCACGGCTACCGCGAGCTGGTCGCCACGTCGGTTGCGGTGGTCAACGGGGTTCGGCCCCGGCCCGGAAAGGTCGACCTGGAGAAAGTTGTCGAGCACTTCGAGCAACGGTGCGCCCGTGTGCGGACGATCCCGTTCGACCCGCATCTCGAGGAGGGGGCGGAAATCGAACTCGATCGTCTTCGTGGGCGCACGCGAAAGGCACTGTTGGAAGTCGCGGCGGCGGTAGCGGCAGGATTCCCTGACGCACCCACCGCTCCCCACCGCAACTGA
- a CDS encoding helix-turn-helix domain-containing protein, translating into MTEATALAAAAASSDPGEGLRAVAALRRLLERLEAVQVANARRNGWAWQAIADSLGVSRQAVHKKHGGKGR; encoded by the coding sequence ATGACCGAAGCCACTGCACTTGCTGCCGCAGCCGCCAGCTCCGATCCGGGGGAGGGGCTGCGTGCGGTAGCCGCTCTTCGGCGGTTGCTCGAGCGCCTGGAGGCCGTTCAGGTCGCCAATGCACGACGCAACGGCTGGGCCTGGCAGGCGATTGCCGACTCGCTGGGAGTCAGCAGGCAGGCCGTCCACAAGAAGCACGGCGGAAAGGGAAGGTAG